In Balaenoptera acutorostrata chromosome 12, mBalAcu1.1, whole genome shotgun sequence, a single window of DNA contains:
- the LOC103012111 gene encoding LOW QUALITY PROTEIN: zinc finger protein ubi-d4-like (The sequence of the model RefSeq protein was modified relative to this genomic sequence to represent the inferred CDS: inserted 1 base in 1 codon) translates to MAAVVENVVKLLGEQYYKDAMEQCHNYNARLCAECSVRLPFLDSQTGVAQSNCYIWMEKRHRGPGLASGQLYSYPARRWRKKRRAHPPEDPRLSFPSIKPDTDQTLKKEGLISQDGSSLEALLRTDPLEKRGAPDPRVDDDSXGEFPVTNSRARKRILEPDDFLDDLDDEDYEEDTPKRRGKGKSKGKGVGSARKKLDASILEDRDKPYACDICGKRYKNRPDLSYHYAHSHLAEEEGEDKEDSQPPTPVSQRSEEQKSKKGPDGLALPNNYCDFCLGDSKINNKTGQPEELVSCSDCGRSGHPSCLQFTPVMMAAVKTYRWQCIECKCCNICGTSENDDQLLFCDDCNRGYHMYCLTPSMSEPPEGSWSCHLCLDLLKEEASIYQNQNSS, encoded by the exons ATGGCAGCTGTGGTGGAAAATGTAGTGAAGCTCCTTGGGGAGCAGTATTACAAAGACGCAATGGAGCAGTGCCACAATTACAATGCCCGCCTCTGTGCTGAGTGCAGTGTGCGCCTGCCTTTCTTGGACTCACAGACTGGAGTAGCACAGAGCAACTGTTATATCTGGATGGAAAAGCGACACCGGGGTCCAGGATTGGCCTCTGGGCAGCTGTACTCCTACCCTGCCCGGCGCTGGCGGAAAAAGCGGCGAGCCCACCCTCCTGAGGATCCAAGACTCTCTTTCCCATCTATTAAACCAGACACAGACCAGACCCTGAAGAAGGAGGGGCTGATCTCTCAGGACGGCAGTAGTTTAGAGGCTCTGTTGCGCACCGACCCCCTGGAGAAGCGAGGCGCCCCAGATCCCCGAGTTGATGATGACA CTGGCGAGTTTCCTGTGACGAACAGTCGAGCACGGAAGCGGATCCTAGAACCGGATGACTTCCTGGATGACCTCGATGATGAGGACTATGAAGAAGACACTCCCAAGCGTCGGGGCAAGGGGAAGTCCAAGGGTAAAGGTGTGGGCAGTGCCCGTAAGAAGCTGGACGCTTCCATCCTGGAGGATCGAGATAAACCCTATGCATGTGACATTTGTGGAAAACGTTACAAGAACCGACCAGACCTCAGTTACCACTATGCCCACTCCCACTTGGCTGAGGAGGAGGGCGAGGACAAGGAGGACTCGCAGCCACCCACCCCGGTTTCCCAGAGGTCCGAGGAACAGAAATCCAAGAAGGGTCCCGATGGATTGGCCCTGCCCAACAACTACTGTGACTTCTGCCTGGGGGACTCCAAGATCAACAACAAGACAGGACAACCCGAGGAGCTGGTGTCCTGTTCTGACTGTGGCCGCTCAGGGCATCCGTCCTGCCTCCAGTTCACCCCTGTGATGATGGCAGCAGTGAAGACCTACCGCTGGCAGTGCATCGAATGCAAATGCTGCAACATCTGTGGCACCTCCGAGAACGATGACCAGCTGCTCTTCTGTGATGACTGCAATCGTGGCTACCACATGTATTGTCTCACCCCGTCTATGTCTGAGCCTCCTGAAGGAAGTTGGAGCTGCCACTTGTGTCTGGACCTGCTGAAGGAGGAAGCTTCCATCTACCAGAATCAGAACTCCTCTTGA